Genomic window (Rathayibacter sp. VKM Ac-2760):
CGCGCGCCGAGCCGAGCCGCAGCACCGCGTCGATCCGATAACAGTCGGCCGCGACCGGCAGCCCGAGCCGCCCGTCGACGGGCGCGTCCAACCGCTCGAGCACGGCGCGACCGCCCCACGGCCCGCCGGCCACGCTCTGCCGAAGCACCCCGTCGGCGTCCAGCGACAGTCGGCGCGGCAGCGTCATGCTGCCCCGCCACGGCCCGGTCGGCACCTGGGCCGCGTAGTCCCAGTTGCTCATCCAGCCGAGCATCACCCGCTCGCCGCCCGGGGCGGAGTCGAAGGTCACGCCCGCGTAGAAGTCCCGCCCTCGGTCGAGCCACCCCCAGCGCTCGGCGGTGAAGGCCGTGCCGTCGAAGTCGCCGACGAAGTACTGCTGCCCCGATCCGCCCGCCGGCCCCCCGGGATTCAGCGACACGGTGAGCACCCAGCGGCCGTCGAGCTCGAAGAGGTCGGGGCACTCCCAGATCCCCTCCACCGCGCCTTCGGGCCCGAAGACCGAGAGCGGCCGCCAGTCGTGCAGATCGTCGGAGGCGAACAGGTGCGCCTCGCGGTGCTGCGCCTCCACCGCGATCATCACCCAGCGGTCGGCGTGCCGGAACACCTTCGGGTCGCGGAAGTCGGACGTGCCGCGGTCGAGCACGACGCCCTGCTTCGTCCACGAGTAGCCGTCCGGGCTCCAGGCCAGTGCCTGCGCCTGCCCTCGCGACGAGTCGAGCGTGTAGAGCGCGACGAGGACCCCGGCGCCGAAGCCCGCGCTCCCGGTCGTGTCGACGACCACCGAGCCCGAGAAGATGGCCTCGTCCTCGCCGTGCAGCAGAGCGACGGAGTGCTCCTCCCAGGTCACGAGGTCGGCGCTGGAGGCGTGGCCCCAGCTCATGTCGCCCCAGTCGCTGCCGTTCGGGTTGTGCTGGAAGTACAGGTGCCAGCGCCCGCCGAAGAACACCAGCCCGTTGGGGTCGTTCAGCCAGTTGCGCTCCGGGGTGAAGTGCAGGCGGGGCCGCTGGACGACCGCGGCGGTCATCCCTTGACCCCCGTCGACGCGATCGAGTTGACGAACGAGCGCTGGAAGGCGATGAACAGGGCGACCACCGGCAGCGTGATCATCGAGCAGTAGGCCATGATCTGGCCCCACGAGACGTTGAGCTGGAAGAAGTACTGCACCCCGAGCATCACGGGCCGCAGCTCCTCGGTCTGCACGACCATCAGCGGCCAGAGGTAGGAGTTCCAGGCCGGCAGGAAGGTCAGGATCGCGACGGTCGCGACCGCCGGACCGGCCAGCGGCATGACCACCTTGCGGTAGATGGTGAACCAGCCCGCACCGTCCATCCGGGCCGCCTCGTCGAGCTCCTTCGGGATCGACTCGAAGTACTGGTGGAAGAGGTAGATCGAGAAGGCGTTCACGATGAACGGGATGATCTGCACCTGATAGGTGTCCAGCCAGCCCTTCGAGAAGAAGACGCCGAACTGGTCGACACCGAAGTTCGGCAGCTGGTTCACCCACCAGACCAGCGGCAGGGCGAGGGTCTCGAACGGGATGATCAGCGTCGCGATGACGACGGTGAGGATGACCCCCTTGCCCGGCACCCGCATCCGCGAGAGGGCGAACGCCGCGAGGCTGTTGATCACGACCCCGAGGACGACCGTGACGGTGGAGACGCCGATCGAGTTGATCAGGAAGCGCGCCGCCGGCACCCGGTCGAAGACGGCGCCGTAGTTGTCGAAGGAGAGGTTGCCGACCGGCAGGAACGCCGCGATCGAGCTCAGGTCGCCGAAGATCTGGCGGTCGGGCTTGAGCGAGGAGACCAGCATGAACAGCAGCGGGAAGGTGAAGACGACGGCGAGCGCGATGCGGGCCGCCCAGCCGTACCAGCCGATCGGGGAGCGCTGCGGCCGCGGTGCGCGCGCGGCGCGGGGGCGGATCAGGGGCTTGGTGATGGCCATGGCTCACGCCTTCTCTCGGGTCAGGTACCGCTGGACGCCCGAGATGACGAGCACGATCGCGAAGAACACGAGCGAGATCGCGGAGGCGTAGCCCGTCTCCTGCTGCCGGAATCCGGATTCGACGGCCTCGTAGACGACCGTGGTGGTCGAGTCGAGCGGGCCGCCCTGGGTCATCACGCTGACCTGGGTGAACAGGCCGAGGGCCGCGATGGTGATGGTGACGAGGATGAGGCTGCGCGTCGCGCGCAGTCCCGGCCAGGTGATGTAGCGGAACTTCTGCCACGTCGACGTGCCGTCGATGTCCGCCGCCTCGTACAGCTCGGCGGGGATGGTCTGCAGACCGGACAGCCAGATGATCATGTGGAAGCCGACCCCCTGCCAGACCGACATGAGGATGATCGCCGGCATCGACGTCGCCGGGTCGCCGAGCCAGTCCGGGCCCTGCACGAGTCCGAAGGTGACGTTGCGGAGGATCACGTTCAGCAGGCCGTCCTGCTGGTACATGAACGCCCAGAGCAGCGAGACGACGACCATCGAGGTGACGACCGGGAGGAAGTAGACGGTGCGGAAGAACGTCGTGCCGCGGATCCGCGTGTTGATCAGGATTGCCATCACCAGCGCGAGCCCGGCCTGCAGCGGGACGACGACGATCGCGAAGTAGCCGACGTTCAGCAGCGCGCGGCCGAAGGACGCGTCCTGGAAGAGGCGGAGGAAGTTCTCCAGCCCTGAGAACTCGGCCGGGTAGGGCGAGATCAGGCGCGCGTTGGTGAAGGCCAGCCCGAACGCCAGGACGGCGGGGACGAGGACGAACAGCGCGAGGAGGACGAGAGCGGGAGCGACCATCGCGAGGCCGGCGAGGCGCTCCTGGCGGTGGCTGCGGTCGTGCCGCCGGCGGGGCCGGTGCGGCAGAGCGGCGAGGGTCTCGACGGCGACGCCCTCGGGGGGCGCGATCGTCGGCGATTGGGTCGAGGTCATCATCGTCTCCAGATCCGGGGGGAGGGCCCTGCGTGGGCCCTCCCCCGAGGACTACTTCTGCGAGTAGCCGTCGTTCGTCGCGATGTTGGCGTCGATGCTCTTCACCGCGGCGTCGAGCACCTGCTGCGGGTCGCCGCCGTCGATGATGTCCGAGACGGCGCTGCCGAACTCCGTCGCGATGAACGGGTAGGCCGGCGTCTCGGGCCGGAGCACCGCGTACTTCTCGGAGTACTCGCGGAAGGTGGCGAGGTCGCCGCCCTCCTCGAAGCCGTCGACGAGAGCGGCCGCCTCGGTGGAGGCGGGGATGGTGCCGGTCGCCTCGGCCACGGCCGCGACGTTCTCGGGCTCGAGTGAGAAGGCGAGGTAGTCCATCGCGGCCGCCGTGTCGGCGCAGCCCGTGGTCACGCCCCACTGCCAGGATCCGCCGCCGATCTTCGGGCCGTCGCCGAGGTCGACGCTCGGCAGGGCGAGCAGGTCGTCGCCGACCACGTCCTTGGTGGTCTGGTAGGTCCAGCTGCCCGAGTAGACGATCGCGGACTCGCCGTTCTGGAAGTCGAGCGCGGCGTCCTCCCCGCCCTTCTTCGCGGCGTAGCCCTCGGTGAAGAGGCTCTGGAACCAGTCGGCCCACTCGAGCGCGGCCGGGCCGTTGAGCACGCCGTCGGCGCTCTGGTAGCCGTCGCGGTCGATCAGGTCGCCGCCGGCCGACTGCAGGAACGGCGAGTAGGCGTAGGGCAGCCACTCGCCGGTGCCGGCGGTGCCGAGGTCGAGCGGGTGCTCCCACTGGCCGGTCGCCTTCAGCGTGGCGAGGGCGGCCGAGAACTCGTCCTTCGTCCAGGGCTCGTCGACCGTCGGGATGCGGATGCCGTTGGCCTCGAGCACCGACTGACGGGCGAGCATCGTGAGTGCGACGTCGTAGTAGCCGATGGAGTAGGTCTCGTCGTTCCAGACGCCCTTGACGGAGGGCAGGAAGGCGTCGAGGTCGACGCCGTCGAGCTCCAGCGGAGTGAGGTACTTCGCCCAGGCCCAGTTGGGCACGTTCGGTCCGTCGATGTCGACGAGGCAGGGCAGCTTGCCGGCCGCTGCGGCGGCGACCACGGAGTCGTTGTACGAGTCCTGCGGGAACGCCTGCACCTTCACGGTGGTCGCGTCCTGGCTGGCGTTGTAGTCGTCGACGATCTTCTCGATCGCGGCCAGCTCGGTCGGGTTGCCGGCGTTGTGGGTCCAGAGGGTGAGCTGGCCGCCGCGGCCGTCCCCTCCCCCTCCGCTGCCGGAGGAGCAGGCGGCGAGGCCGACGGTCAGGGCGCCGACGGCGACCGTCGCGGCGGCGGTGCGCCAGAGCTGGCGGCGGCGGGTGGGCGAGAGCTTCACGGGTTCTCCTTCGAACGGGCGGTGCGCTGTGGGGGTCGCGGGGATCGGCTGCGATCCTCCGCTAAAAGCATTTAGCGGGATGAAGCTAACACCTGCATCGAGGGCCGGGCAAGCTAATCCGCTAAATTGATTCAGCACCTGTGATCGAGCGGAAGTCGACAGCTGTCGGAGTCCCTACACTGGACCCATCAGCGAGAGGAGCTGCCGATGGCCAAGCGGCCCACGCTCGCCGATGTCGCCGCCCGGTCGGGACTCTCCAAGACCGCGGTGAGCCTCATCCTCAACGAGCGCCCCGGCTCGCGACTGTCGGCGGAGGCGGTCGAGAAGGTGCGCGCCGCAGCGGCCGATCTCGGCTACCGGCCGAACCCCGCCGCGCAGAGCCTGCGGATGGGGAAGACCCGCACGATCGGCTTCGTCTCCGACGAGGTGACCATCACCCGCTTCGCCTCGGCGATGATCCGCGGCGTGCTCGACACCGCCGACCAGCACGAGCACACGGTGCTGATCTCCGAGACCGGTCGCGAGTCCAAGCGCACGGCGTCCGCCCTCGACGCGATGCTCGACCGTCGCGCCGACGGCATCATCTTCGGCCTGATGGGCGCGAAGCAGATCGACGTCCCGCCCGTCTCGCCGGAGGTCCCGGTCGTGCTGCTCAACGCGAGCAGCGACACCGGCGAGTCGACGGTCCTGCCCGACGAGGAGACCGCCGGCCACGCCATCGGCCGCGTCCTGCTCGACCACGGGCACCGCCGCATCGCGCTGCTCGGCGACTGGCCGAGTGCCATGGTCGATCCGCGCGTCTCGGCGACGGTGGCGCTGCGCTTCGCCGGCCTCGACCGCGCCTTCGCCGAGTTCGGCGCGGCCCCCGTCTACCGCGGCACGATCGTGCCGTGGGAGCCGGCCCCCGCCTACGACGCGGCGGTCGCCCTGCTCGACAGCGGAGTGGAGTTCACGGCGGCCATCTGCCTCAACGACCGCATCGCCTTCGCCCTCTACCAGGCGCTGCAGGAGCGCGGCCTGCGCATCCCCGACGACGTCTCGGTCGTCTCCTTCGACGACGACGAGATCGCCGACTACCTGCGCCCCGGCCTCACGACGGCCCGCATCCCCTACGAGCAGATGGGCCGCGACGCCGTCGACATCCTCCTCGGCGGCGGCCCCCCGCAGCACCGCCTGGTGCCGATGCCGCTCATCGAGCGCCAATCGGTGCGCGCCGTCCCCTGACGACCTCCCCCTCGCCGAACCGTCGACCTCCGGCTCGCAGAACTCGACGTCTCCCGCGAGCCCGACGCGTTCCGACGAGCCCGAGGTCACCCCGCCCCGCGCCCCTGCCCTGCTGATCGAACAGCCCGCGTAGCAGCGCCTGCCCTGC
Coding sequences:
- a CDS encoding glycoside hydrolase family 32 protein; this translates as MTAAVVQRPRLHFTPERNWLNDPNGLVFFGGRWHLYFQHNPNGSDWGDMSWGHASSADLVTWEEHSVALLHGEDEAIFSGSVVVDTTGSAGFGAGVLVALYTLDSSRGQAQALAWSPDGYSWTKQGVVLDRGTSDFRDPKVFRHADRWVMIAVEAQHREAHLFASDDLHDWRPLSVFGPEGAVEGIWECPDLFELDGRWVLTVSLNPGGPAGGSGQQYFVGDFDGTAFTAERWGWLDRGRDFYAGVTFDSAPGGERVMLGWMSNWDYAAQVPTGPWRGSMTLPRRLSLDADGVLRQSVAGGPWGGRAVLERLDAPVDGRLGLPVAADCYRIDAVLRLGSARAVGLRLREGVSAATVVAWDGAELTVDRGASGSTGFSPSFASCSRAPLAGGDAVALSIWVDASSIEVFAADGALVLTEQIFPGEEDRGVSVFSAGGLAAIESLAVTAFD
- a CDS encoding carbohydrate ABC transporter permease, whose amino-acid sequence is MLVSSLKPDRQIFGDLSSIAAFLPVGNLSFDNYGAVFDRVPAARFLINSIGVSTVTVVLGVVINSLAAFALSRMRVPGKGVILTVVIATLIIPFETLALPLVWWVNQLPNFGVDQFGVFFSKGWLDTYQVQIIPFIVNAFSIYLFHQYFESIPKELDEAARMDGAGWFTIYRKVVMPLAGPAVATVAILTFLPAWNSYLWPLMVVQTEELRPVMLGVQYFFQLNVSWGQIMAYCSMITLPVVALFIAFQRSFVNSIASTGVKG
- a CDS encoding extracellular solute-binding protein, giving the protein MKLSPTRRRQLWRTAAATVAVGALTVGLAACSSGSGGGGDGRGGQLTLWTHNAGNPTELAAIEKIVDDYNASQDATTVKVQAFPQDSYNDSVVAAAAAGKLPCLVDIDGPNVPNWAWAKYLTPLELDGVDLDAFLPSVKGVWNDETYSIGYYDVALTMLARQSVLEANGIRIPTVDEPWTKDEFSAALATLKATGQWEHPLDLGTAGTGEWLPYAYSPFLQSAGGDLIDRDGYQSADGVLNGPAALEWADWFQSLFTEGYAAKKGGEDAALDFQNGESAIVYSGSWTYQTTKDVVGDDLLALPSVDLGDGPKIGGGSWQWGVTTGCADTAAAMDYLAFSLEPENVAAVAEATGTIPASTEAAALVDGFEEGGDLATFREYSEKYAVLRPETPAYPFIATEFGSAVSDIIDGGDPQQVLDAAVKSIDANIATNDGYSQK
- a CDS encoding sugar ABC transporter permease — translated: MTSTQSPTIAPPEGVAVETLAALPHRPRRRHDRSHRQERLAGLAMVAPALVLLALFVLVPAVLAFGLAFTNARLISPYPAEFSGLENFLRLFQDASFGRALLNVGYFAIVVVPLQAGLALVMAILINTRIRGTTFFRTVYFLPVVTSMVVVSLLWAFMYQQDGLLNVILRNVTFGLVQGPDWLGDPATSMPAIILMSVWQGVGFHMIIWLSGLQTIPAELYEAADIDGTSTWQKFRYITWPGLRATRSLILVTITIAALGLFTQVSVMTQGGPLDSTTTVVYEAVESGFRQQETGYASAISLVFFAIVLVISGVQRYLTREKA
- a CDS encoding LacI family DNA-binding transcriptional regulator — its product is MAKRPTLADVAARSGLSKTAVSLILNERPGSRLSAEAVEKVRAAAADLGYRPNPAAQSLRMGKTRTIGFVSDEVTITRFASAMIRGVLDTADQHEHTVLISETGRESKRTASALDAMLDRRADGIIFGLMGAKQIDVPPVSPEVPVVLLNASSDTGESTVLPDEETAGHAIGRVLLDHGHRRIALLGDWPSAMVDPRVSATVALRFAGLDRAFAEFGAAPVYRGTIVPWEPAPAYDAAVALLDSGVEFTAAICLNDRIAFALYQALQERGLRIPDDVSVVSFDDDEIADYLRPGLTTARIPYEQMGRDAVDILLGGGPPQHRLVPMPLIERQSVRAVP